Below is a genomic region from Mycoplasma phocoeninasale.
GAATATCAAGTTGAATTAAGATTTTTTGTAATTCCATAACGAAATCCATTTGGATTGACTTTTTGACCCATTATTTATCTCCTTTATTCATTAATTCATTCACTTCATTTGAAAATTCGGTTACTTCAATATAAAAATGACTAGTTCTTTTTAAAATAGGGTATGCCCTACCTCTTGAGTGAGGTTGAAATCTTTTTAATGTAGGTCCATCATTAACAAGAATTTTAGAAACATATAATTTAGTAGCATCAAGTCCTGCGTTATTAGTTGCATTAGCAATTGCAGAATTTAAAAGTTTAATAATAATTTCGGTTGCTTTTTTATTGGTATTTTTAAGAATTGTAAGGGCAGTATTAACTGATTTATAACGGATTAAGTCAGCAACTAATCTAGCTTTTCTTGGGCTGATTCTTTGCATTTTAACTGAGGCGTGAACAGTTTTGTTAAAAATATCATTCATGTTATTTCTTTCCCTTATCTGCGCCGTGACCGTTAAATGTTCTTGTTGGTGCGAATTCACCTAACTTATGTCCTACCATATCATTTGTTACAAATACATCTATAAAAGCATGACCATTGTGAACTTGGAATGTTAATCCAATAAAATCTGGATAAATAGTTGAACGTCTTGATCATGTTTTAATTGGACGTTTTGGTGCCTTATTATCTAAAATAGCAACAACTTTTTTCATTAAGTGATCATCCACAAATGGTTCTTTTTTCAATGAACGTGCCATTATTTACTTTCCTTTCTTCTTCTAATAATAAATTGATTTGATGCTTTTTTGGTTGCTCTTGTTTTAACACCAAGAGCTTTTTTACCTCATGGGGTCATAGGACTTTTTCTACCAATAGGTTGATGTCCTTCACCACCACCATGGGGGTGATCATTAGGGTTCATTGCCGAACCTCTAACAGTTGGTCTAATTCCTCTTAATCTGTTTCTACCGGCCTTACCAATGTTTACTAGTGAGTGTTCTTCGTTTCCAACTTCACCAATAGTTGCACGGCAAATGCCTAAGAATTTTCTTACTTCGCCAGATTTTAGTTTTAGGATTATATATCTTCCAGTTTCATCCTTACCTAAAATTTGTGCTGAGCTTCCGGCAGATCTCGCAACAATTCCACCTTGCTTTGGTTGTAATTCAATATTGTGAACAAATGTACCTTCGGGCATATCTTTTAATGCCATGTGGTTACCGACTTGAATATCTACTGCTTCCCCAGAAATAACAGTTTGACCAACTTTTATTCCCTTAGGACTTAGGATATATCTTTTTTCACCATCTCTATAAACAACTAACGAAATGTTTGCCGATCTATTTGGATCATATTCAATAGTTTTAACTGTTCCCGGTATTCCATCTTTGTTTCTTTTGAAATCGATGATACGATAAAATCTCTTTAATCTACCACCATGGTGACGGGTTGTAATTTTTCCTTGATTATTTCTTCCTGAACGAGAAGGAAGAGTTACAAGTAATGACTTTTCTGGCGCGTGACCAGTTAAGTTTGCCTGGTAATCAAGAGAAGACATATTACGACGTCCGTTTGTATAAGCTTTAAATTTCTTAATAGCCATATCTTTCTCTCTTTCTTAAAAATATTTTTTTCTTTTAAGAATTATAATTTTCATTTAAATTAATTTTATATTCATTCAAAATTAATTATTTTTCTTGATTTTAGTAGTTTGATAAGCACTTGCAGCACTATCAAAATTTTATTTTTTTTACTATTTTTTAGTTTTTTTAGCAGTTTGTTCTTCAGCTTGTAACTCTTTGCCTTCTAATTCTGCTTTTGGTTTCGAAGTTTTCTTAGAAGCTTCTGCCTTTTTAATTTTTTCAGCTGCTTTTAACTCAGCTTCTGATAAGGTTTTTTCAGCTTTCTTAGCTGGTTTTTCAGTACTTTCGCTCTTATCATTTTTTGCCTCGTCAGCAAATAAAATAATTTTTGATTCTTTATCTAAGTAAACAATAGCTTTTTTAACAGCGTTTTTAAATCCGGCAAATCTTCCTAATTTAGCTGGCTTTTTATCATAGTTAATAATGTTTACTTTTAGAACTTTAACATCGAAAATAAATTCAACTGCTTTTTTAACTTCAACTTTATTTGTACGTTTATCAACAACAAAGGTGTAAACGTTTTGACCTGAACGAGAAATTTCAGATTTTTCTGTTAAAACTGGATACTTAATAACTTCATTTACATTCATTATTTTGCCATCCCTTCTAAGAATTTAATTTCTTCTGATCCGATTACAAGTACATCGGCTGCCAATAATGCTTCAACTGATAAGCTTGAAATTTTAGAAATTTTAACGTTTGGTAAATTTCTTGCTGACATAAATAATGTTTCATTTGAAGATACAATTAATATATTATTCAAATTAGCTAAATCGTCTTTTGATAATTCAACTAATAATGCTCTAGTTGAAATTTTTTCTAATTGAAAATCTTTAACAAGAACCGCATTATCTTTAGCTAGTAGTGATAGTGCTGAGAATAAGGCATTTCTTCTTGCTTTTTTATTAATTTTTAAATCGTAGTTTCTTTCAACTGTTGGTCCAAAGGCTCTACCACCACCTACAAAGATAGGTGATCTTAGTGAACCACTACGAGCTCTACCAGTGTGTTTTTGATCTCATGGTTTTTTACCAGTACCGCTAACTTCACCACGATTTTTAACTTTGTGAGTTGCTAATCTTTTTGCTCCTCTTTCAGCTAAAATTGCATCAAAGATTGCTTGATTGTAAATTCTTTCTAATCCAAATACTGATTTTGGTAATTTAGTTGTATCGAAATTGAATTTTCTTTTACTGCTAATCTTTTTGGTTGTAATAGGAACTCTTTTTGGTAATGTTTTATCAACAAGGTTTTCTTTTTCGATAAATTCAATTGCTTTAGTATTTTCAACTTTAGATTGAGTAACTTTTGAAACAATAATTTTAGCCTTTTCGATATTAACTGATCCACGGTATGCACCATCACGATGGAATCATACTCTAGTATCGTTTTTAGTTTTTTCACTAACTCTAATAAATTCTTCGACTGCTTCAAAAAAGTTAGGGAAGTTTCCTGAAATTTTCTTATTTGCTTTTTTGAAATTAAATGAAATATTTCTTTGTTTATCAAACTTTTCAGAGATGTAAAATTTTTCTAATAATGATTTTTTTGCCATTATTTTTCTCCTTCTGGTTCTGATTTTTCGGCTTTAGCAATTGCTTCATCCAAAGCCAATTTCATTTCTTTTACCGACATTTCCATGTTTAATTCCAAATTGTATTTTTTAGCATGTTCGAAAATTTCATTTTTAGCTAAGGCTTCTTTTAAGTTAACCAATTTAATTGGTGTTCTCTTTTGAACTGATTTTTTAGCGTTTTTAATAACTAGAAACGCACCTTTAGCTCCAGGTACACTACCTTTAATAATTAAAAGATTGTTTTCTGCATCTTCTTTAATAACTTCTAGATTTTGAACAGTAACTTGTTCAGCTCCTAGATGTCCAGGCATTGTCATACCTTTTCAAACTCTATTTCCAGAAATATCTCCAATAGAACCGGTTTGTCTTATTGGTTGAGATCCACCACCACCACCATGTGATTTTGGTCCGATGTGTTGGTTTCATCTTTTAATAGCACCTGCAAATCCTTTTCCTTTTGAAATTGAAGTAACATCAACGATGTCTCCGGCTTCAAAAATAGAAGTATCTAAAGTGTCACCCAAGTTGTATCCGGTCATATTACGGATTTCTTTTACGAAGCGCTTAGGTGTTGTATTTGATTGTTTGAAATAGTTAATTTCAGGATTTTTAATTTGTGATTTTTTCTTATCTTCAACAGATAGCTGAGTTGCAACATATCCATTTTTTTCTGAAGTAAGAATTTTAGTAACAACATTTGGTTTAACTTCTATAACTGTTGCAGGAATTAGTTTTCCTTCAGCAGTAAATAGTTGAGTCATTCCAACTTTTCTTCCTAAGATTCCTTTCATGTTTTTTCCTTTCAAAATTTAAATTTAAATGTTTTTAAAATAAAAACAAAGTCTAATTATTTTACTAATTAGATTTTAAGCTAATTTGAACACCAGCTGGCAATTCCAATCTTTTTGCCTTGTCAATTAATGTATCAGAAACCTCTGATAAAATAATTAAACGTTTGTGGGTTCTAGATTCAAATTGTTCACGAGACTTTTTGTTAACGTGAACAGATCTTAAAATGGTTATAATTTCTCTACGAGTTGGCAGAGGAATTGGGCCACTAATTTTTGCATTTTCTGCTTTTGCTAATAAAACAACTTTTTTAGCTGCATCATCAACTAATTGGGCATCAAAAGCTTTGATTTTAATTTCTAACTTCATAGTTTGTTCTCCTTCTTCAATTTACTGAAGCGACTCCACACAAGTTATCGAATGCTAAGATGAACAACTAAGCTCGGCATATCGTAACCTCGTGTTTCCAAGTCACAATTTCATGTTAATTATAACAAATAATAATTTTTTATGATTTTTTTATTCTAAAATATGTGATATTTTTTGGAAAGTAAAAAAACTACCCGGTAGTAATAAAATAATAGTTGAAAAGCACCTAGTATCTGCAAACCAAAATAAAAATATATAAATAAAAAAATGACTAAATCTAGTAAAATTAAAGTTAAAACTTACTATATAAATAATAGTATAGAAAATATTTTTAAGGAGAAATATGAAAAAAACAATTTTTGATGAAGATAAATACCTTGAAAAAATGGACAAATGATTTAGAGCCGCAAATTTTTTAAGTGTTGCACAAATTTATCTTAGAGATAATCCTTTGCTTAAACAAAAATTAACAAAAGATGATGTTAAATTATATCCAATTGGACACTGAGGAACAATTCCTGGCCAAAACTTTATATATGCTCATTTAAATAGAGTTATCAACAAATATGACCTAGAAATGTTCTACATTGAAGGTCCTGGACACGGTGGACAAGTTATGATTTCAAATTCATATCTTGATGGCTCATACACAGAAATATATCCAGAAATTTCACAAGATGAAACCGGTCTTAAAAAGATGTTTAAGAGATTTTCATTCCCTGGTGGAACAGCAAGTCATGCAGCACCTGAAACACCTGGTTCTATTCACGAAGGTGGAGAATTAGGGTATTCATTAAGTCATGCTACAGGAGCTGTACTTGATAATCCAGATGTTATTGCTGCTACAGTAATAGGTGATGGCGAAGCGGAAACTGGACCACTAGCTGCCGGTTGATTCTCAAATGTATTTATCAACCCAGTAAATGATGGAACAGTTTTACCAATCCTTCACTTAAACGGTGGAAAAATTTCTAATCCTACAATTCTTGCTCGTAAATCAGAT
It encodes:
- the rplV gene encoding 50S ribosomal protein L22; translation: MNDIFNKTVHASVKMQRISPRKARLVADLIRYKSVNTALTILKNTNKKATEIIIKLLNSAIANATNNAGLDATKLYVSKILVNDGPTLKRFQPHSRGRAYPILKRTSHFYIEVTEFSNEVNELMNKGDK
- the rplD gene encoding 50S ribosomal protein L4 — translated: MAKKSLLEKFYISEKFDKQRNISFNFKKANKKISGNFPNFFEAVEEFIRVSEKTKNDTRVWFHRDGAYRGSVNIEKAKIIVSKVTQSKVENTKAIEFIEKENLVDKTLPKRVPITTKKISSKRKFNFDTTKLPKSVFGLERIYNQAIFDAILAERGAKRLATHKVKNRGEVSGTGKKPWDQKHTGRARSGSLRSPIFVGGGRAFGPTVERNYDLKINKKARRNALFSALSLLAKDNAVLVKDFQLEKISTRALLVELSKDDLANLNNILIVSSNETLFMSARNLPNVKISKISSLSVEALLAADVLVIGSEEIKFLEGMAK
- the rplW gene encoding 50S ribosomal protein L23, coding for MNVNEVIKYPVLTEKSEISRSGQNVYTFVVDKRTNKVEVKKAVEFIFDVKVLKVNIINYDKKPAKLGRFAGFKNAVKKAIVYLDKESKIILFADEAKNDKSESTEKPAKKAEKTLSEAELKAAEKIKKAEASKKTSKPKAELEGKELQAEEQTAKKTKK
- the rplB gene encoding 50S ribosomal protein L2; translated protein: MAIKKFKAYTNGRRNMSSLDYQANLTGHAPEKSLLVTLPSRSGRNNQGKITTRHHGGRLKRFYRIIDFKRNKDGIPGTVKTIEYDPNRSANISLVVYRDGEKRYILSPKGIKVGQTVISGEAVDIQVGNHMALKDMPEGTFVHNIELQPKQGGIVARSAGSSAQILGKDETGRYIILKLKSGEVRKFLGICRATIGEVGNEEHSLVNIGKAGRNRLRGIRPTVRGSAMNPNDHPHGGGEGHQPIGRKSPMTPWGKKALGVKTRATKKASNQFIIRRRKESK
- the rpsJ gene encoding 30S ribosomal protein S10, which codes for MKLEIKIKAFDAQLVDDAAKKVVLLAKAENAKISGPIPLPTRREIITILRSVHVNKKSREQFESRTHKRLIILSEVSDTLIDKAKRLELPAGVQISLKSN
- the rpsS gene encoding 30S ribosomal protein S19; its protein translation is MARSLKKEPFVDDHLMKKVVAILDNKAPKRPIKTWSRRSTIYPDFIGLTFQVHNGHAFIDVFVTNDMVGHKLGEFAPTRTFNGHGADKGKK